The following proteins are encoded in a genomic region of Paludisphaera rhizosphaerae:
- a CDS encoding HD domain-containing protein: protein MTAADRSRRAWILLARRLGLDDDRTALIADYLVDQYTAEGRYYHGLDHVARMLDEVEAHGSLFQNRDAVELAVFFHDAVYEPSRRDNEARSASALHDLLAGSVSASLLERAEAMILATCGHSATGDPDVDLFLDVDLSILAAPWPEYARYAEGVLREYAPIFGEDVYRKGRVEKFLRHMLARGRIFLTEAYAPRQAEALANLAREAQELETTGRLESGEV, encoded by the coding sequence ATGACCGCCGCCGACCGATCACGTCGTGCGTGGATCCTCCTGGCCCGCCGCCTGGGCCTGGACGACGATCGCACCGCGCTGATCGCGGACTACCTCGTCGACCAGTACACGGCTGAGGGCCGATACTACCACGGCCTCGATCACGTCGCGCGGATGCTCGACGAGGTCGAGGCCCACGGATCTCTGTTCCAGAACCGCGACGCCGTCGAACTGGCCGTCTTCTTCCATGACGCCGTATACGAACCCTCCCGCCGCGACAACGAGGCCCGCAGCGCCTCCGCGCTCCACGACCTGCTTGCCGGATCCGTCTCGGCCTCCCTCCTGGAGCGGGCCGAGGCGATGATCCTGGCGACCTGCGGCCACTCCGCGACGGGCGACCCCGACGTCGACCTCTTCCTCGACGTCGACCTCTCCATCCTCGCCGCCCCCTGGCCCGAATACGCCCGCTACGCCGAGGGCGTCCTGCGCGAATACGCCCCCATCTTCGGCGAGGACGTCTACCGCAAAGGCCGCGTCGAGAAGTTCCTCCGCCACATGCTCGCCCGCGGCCGAATCTTCCTCACCGAAGCCTACGCTCCCCGCCAGGCCGAAGCCCTCGCCAACCTGGCCCGCGAGGCGCAGGAGTTGGAGACGACCGGACGGTTGGAGTCGGGGGAGGTTTGA
- the acs gene encoding acetate--CoA ligase, translating into MPPENPSGGGAIKSVLQETRVFPPPAEFAKTAGIKSLDEYQALWNKAKDDPEGFWAEQAKSLHWFKTWDRVLDWDAPFAKWFVGGKLNASYNCVDRHCEGPDKNKAALIFEGEPGDRRVLRYQDLQREVSKFANVLKGLGVKKGDVVALYLPMIPELVIAALACARIGAPHTVVFGGFSSEALAGRIQDCKAKVLVTADGGWRRGKIVPLKENADGAAAECPTLTAVVVTKRTGHEVAWTAGRDHWWHELEANASSDCPPEELDSEHPLFILYTSGSTGKPKGILHTTGGYMLQAAATTKWVFDLKPDDTYWCTADVGWITGHSYLTYGPLANGTTCVMFEGAPNWPDEARFWKIIEDYKVTILYTAPTAIRAFMKWGEQHPRKHDLTSLRLLGSVGEPINPEAWMWYHEVIGGGRCPIVDTWWQTETGAIMIAPLPGATPTIPGSATRPLPGIVPEIVTKDGTPVGVNEGGFLVITKPWPSMLRTIYGDDQRYKNQYWSDVPGVYFTGDGARRDEHGNYWIMGRVDDVLNVAGHRLSTMEIESALVSHPAVAEAAVVGKPDEIKGQGIACFVTLELNQTPTDKLKAELKAHVAKEIGALARPDDIHFSESLPKTRSGKIMRRLLRDIAAGVESTGDTSTLEDAGVLAMLRKQEQQEEE; encoded by the coding sequence ATGCCCCCCGAGAATCCCAGCGGCGGCGGAGCCATCAAGAGCGTCCTGCAAGAGACCCGCGTTTTCCCGCCCCCCGCGGAGTTCGCCAAGACCGCCGGGATCAAGAGCCTCGACGAGTATCAGGCCCTCTGGAACAAGGCCAAGGACGATCCCGAAGGCTTCTGGGCCGAGCAGGCGAAGTCCCTCCACTGGTTCAAGACGTGGGACCGCGTCCTCGACTGGGATGCGCCGTTCGCCAAGTGGTTCGTCGGCGGCAAGCTCAACGCCTCGTACAACTGCGTCGACCGCCATTGCGAGGGGCCGGACAAGAACAAGGCCGCCCTCATCTTCGAAGGCGAGCCGGGCGACCGCCGGGTCCTCCGCTATCAGGATCTCCAGCGCGAGGTGAGCAAGTTCGCCAACGTGCTCAAGGGCCTGGGCGTCAAGAAGGGGGACGTCGTCGCGCTCTATCTGCCGATGATCCCCGAGTTGGTGATCGCGGCCCTCGCCTGCGCCCGGATCGGGGCTCCGCACACGGTCGTTTTCGGCGGGTTCAGCTCGGAGGCTCTCGCGGGCCGGATCCAGGACTGCAAGGCCAAGGTGCTCGTCACGGCCGACGGCGGCTGGCGGCGCGGGAAGATCGTGCCGCTGAAGGAGAACGCCGACGGCGCCGCCGCCGAGTGCCCGACCCTCACCGCGGTCGTGGTCACCAAGCGAACCGGCCACGAGGTCGCCTGGACGGCCGGCCGCGACCACTGGTGGCACGAGCTTGAGGCGAACGCCTCCTCCGACTGTCCGCCGGAGGAACTCGACAGCGAGCACCCGCTGTTCATCCTCTACACCTCGGGGTCGACGGGCAAGCCGAAGGGAATCCTGCACACGACCGGCGGCTACATGCTCCAGGCGGCGGCCACGACCAAGTGGGTCTTCGACCTGAAGCCCGACGACACCTACTGGTGCACGGCGGACGTGGGCTGGATCACCGGCCACTCGTACCTGACGTACGGCCCGCTCGCCAACGGGACGACGTGCGTGATGTTCGAGGGCGCCCCGAACTGGCCCGACGAGGCCCGGTTCTGGAAGATCATCGAGGATTACAAGGTCACGATCCTCTACACCGCCCCCACCGCCATCCGCGCCTTCATGAAGTGGGGCGAGCAGCACCCCAGGAAGCACGACCTGACGAGCCTCCGCCTGCTGGGTTCGGTCGGCGAGCCGATCAACCCCGAGGCCTGGATGTGGTACCACGAGGTCATCGGCGGCGGCCGCTGCCCGATCGTCGACACCTGGTGGCAAACCGAGACCGGGGCGATCATGATCGCCCCGCTCCCCGGCGCGACGCCCACCATCCCCGGCTCGGCGACCCGCCCGCTCCCCGGCATCGTCCCGGAGATCGTCACCAAGGACGGCACGCCCGTGGGCGTCAACGAAGGGGGCTTCCTGGTCATCACCAAGCCCTGGCCGTCGATGCTCCGGACCATTTACGGCGACGATCAGCGCTACAAGAACCAGTACTGGAGCGACGTGCCGGGCGTGTACTTCACCGGCGACGGCGCCCGCCGCGACGAGCACGGCAACTACTGGATCATGGGTCGCGTCGACGACGTCCTGAACGTCGCCGGCCACCGGCTCTCCACGATGGAAATCGAGAGCGCCCTGGTGAGCCACCCGGCGGTGGCCGAGGCCGCCGTCGTCGGCAAGCCCGACGAGATCAAGGGCCAGGGGATCGCCTGCTTCGTCACGCTGGAACTCAACCAGACGCCCACGGACAAGCTCAAGGCGGAGTTGAAGGCCCACGTCGCCAAGGAGATCGGGGCCCTCGCCCGCCCGGACGACATCCACTTCAGCGAGTCCCTGCCCAAGACCCGCAGCGGCAAGATCATGCGGAGGCTTCTCCGCGACATCGCCGCCGGGGTTGAGAGCACGGGCGACACCTCGACGCTGGAAGACGCCGGCGTCCTGGCCATGCTGCGGAAACAGGAACAGCAGGAAGAGGAATGA